The Streptomyces sp. NBC_00286 nucleotide sequence CAGTTGTGGATTGGGCGGAAGCCATGGTGCGACGCAAGGACATCGACGGCTCGGAGAGCGTCCCGACCTTCTACGGCAAGGAACTGCGGTGGAAGCGGGAGGAAGCGGGGCTCACGCTTCAGCAGTTGGTCGAGGGGAGCTTCTACGGACAGAGCCACCTCAGCGAGATCGAACGCGGCGAGCGGCGCATGCCGCGCGACCTGGCGCAGCACGTGGACCGGGTCCTGAAGACCGACGGCTTCTTCGAGCGCCGGTGCGAGGACGTACGCAAGGCGCGAAGGCCGGGGCACGCGGAGTACTTCGCGGATGTCGCGGAGATGGAGCAGCTTGCGGAGACGATCGAGGACTGGGCGCCGATGATCGTGCCTGGACTGCTGCAGACGGCTGCGTATGCGCGTGCGATCGTACGGGCGGCCATGCCCTGGGCCTCGGACGACGAGGTCGAGGAGAAGGTGAGCGCTCGGATGGCGCGGGCGGAGCTCTTCAACTCAGAGAATCCGCCGAAGTTCTGGGCGATCCTCGACGAGTCGCTGATCCGTCGCCCGGCCCTCCCGGACGAGCAGATGGCCGAACTGCTGGATCACATCGCTGAGGTGGTCCGGACCACGCATTCCATTCTGCAGATCGTCCCGGAGAAGGCCGCCGCTCACCCGTTCATGATGGGCATGACCAGGATCATGACCTTCCCGGACGCTCCTCCCCTGGTGTACGTCGAGAGCCTGCACAGCGGCCAAGTCATCGACTACCCGGCGCTCGTGAAGCAGTACCGAGAGTCGTACGATCTGCTCAGGGCCGCCGCACTGCCGCCTGAGGCGTCCCTGGCCATGATCGAGGCTGCGGCAGAGGACTATCGAAATGGCAAGCCACGAGATTGATTTGACCGCTGCGCTCTGGCGGAAGAGCAGCTACAGCAACGGCACCGGTGGCGAGTGCGTGGAGGTGGCCCTCGGTCACCCCGGAGCAATCCCCGTCCGCGACTCCAAGTCCCACAACGGCCCCATGCTCCTGATCGGCCCCACCGCCTGGTCCACCTTCATCGCGAACCTCGGGGAACAAGGCGAGTAAATGGCAAGCACCGACTTTGACTTGAGCAAGGCGCGCTGGAGGAAGAGCAGCTATAGCAACGACACCGGCGGTGATTGCGTAGAGGTAGCCCTCAACCTCCCCGGAGCAATCCCCGTCCGCGACTCCAAGTCCCACAACGGCCCCGTACTCCTGCTCAGCCTCGCCGCCTGGTCCGCCTTCCTCTCGAACCTCAAGAAGTAATTGATGCGATGAAGGAGCGGGGCGGTCGTTGCGGGCCGTCCCAGCTCAGACCCGTCGGCCTGAACCCGCCCTGGTTGCTTCGGAGTTGCGGCGATGCGGCCGCCCGCCCCGGGCTCCGTACCGGTTGCGGGAAAATGTGACACTTGACCCCTTCAGTGTCACATTTTCCGTAGCTCGCCTACCCACCCACCGGCCGTCGGCCGCTGAGCCGGCCCGGCGTGCCGGCGAGGCGCGAGCGCGCCCACGCCCTCCGGGTGACCACGTTCCCCAGCCCACCTACCCACCCACCCGGCCGTCGGCCGCTGAGCCGGCCCGGCGTGCCGGCGAGGCGCGAGCGCGCCCACGCCCTCCGGGTGACCACGTTCCCCACCGCACCCTCGGCCGACCTGGGACACCCTTCCTCGGGCCGCCCGCTCGCTTCTCACCCGTGCTGGAACGGCCCGAGTCAAGGGTCGGCCGGAGGCCGATCGGCGTAGCCGACGCGTAGCGCAGCGGAGCGCCCTTTACTCGGGACGTGGAAGCACGACACTGACCAAGAAGCGGGCGGTCCCCACGGGACCTTCATAAGCTGACGTAGGCCCTCACCCGGCGGAAGGTCGGGCAAGTCCGCCGCGCACCCCTCACAAGCAAGTCCGCGATCGCCCTCGCGCTCGAAGCCCCGGCGCTCGGAGCGGACAGAGCTCGCGGCTGGTTGAAGCTCGTCGACCTGAACGCCAAGCTCGCCCGCCGAGACCATCGCACGCCTGCGCATGCACGACGCGGGCCTCCACCCCGAGAGCCAAGCCGAACTCCGTACGCCCAACGGGCGCCGCCGCTACCTGGACTTCCTCTTCCGGGCCGAGGGCCTGGCCGTCGAGATCGAGGGCTACGCCTACCACGGCACCCGCGAGTCCCACCGCCGTGACATCGCCCGGTTCAACGAGATCCACCAGTGCAAGGAAGTCCGGGACGGCCTCGCCACGCTCCGCGGCTCCGTAGCGGGGGGATCTTAGGTTGTCGGCTTCCGCGGGACTGAGCAGAAGTCATCAGCGCTACCGACCCCAACCCCGCTCCACTTGGCTCGCGCGCCCCGTCCCTACAAACTCCCTCAAACCCGCTTCACCGCCCCCGCAATTCCCCCTTCACCGCCCCCGCAATTCCCCCTTCACCACCTTCCCGCTCGCATTCCGAGGCAACTCCCCCACGAACTCCACCACCCGCGGCACCTTGTAGTTCGCCATCTCGCGGCGCGCCCACGCGATCAGGTCGTCCGAGGTCAGGGTCGAGCCGGGGCGGCGTACGACATAGGCCTTGCCCACCTCGCCGAGGCGGCCGTCCGGGATGCCGATCACCGCGACGTCCGCCACGTCCGGGTGGAGGCCGAGGAGTTGCTCGATCTCCGCCGGGTACGCGTTGAAGCCGCCGACGATGAACATGTCCTTGATGCGGTCGGTGATACGGAGGTTGCCCGCGGAATCCAGGACGCCGACATCCCCCGTACGCAGCCAGCCGTCCGGCGTCAGCACGGTGGCCGTCGACTGCGGGTCCTCGAAGTAGCCCTGCATGACGTTGAAGCCGCGAACCAGGACCTCTCCCGGGGTGTCGGGCGGCAGGGCCGCTCCCGTCGGGTCCACGACCTTCACCTCCGTGTCCGGGATCGCCCGCCCCGACGTGGACGCGATCACCGCCGGTTCGTCGCCGCGGCGGCACATCGTGACGATGCCGCTCGCTTCGGAGAGTCCGTACGCGGTCAGGACCGTCCCGACGCCGAGTTCCGTACGGAGGCGTTCCACCAGCCGGAGGGGGACGACGGCGGCGCCCGTCACCACCAGGCGCAGGGCCGAGAGGTCGTACGAGTCTCGGGACGGGTGGTCCAGGAGGGACTGGTGGAGCGTCGGTGGGCCGGGGAGGACCGAGATCCGTTCCGAGGCGATGTTCGCCAGCGCCGTGTCGATGTTGAACACCGGCTGCGGGACCATCGTCGCGCCCCGCATCAGGCAGGCGATGACACCGGCCTTGTAGCCGAAGGTGTGGAAGAAGGGGTTCACGATCAGGTAGCGGTCGCCGGTACGGAGACCTGCCAGGTCGCTCCACACCTCGTACGCCCGCAGGGTCTGCGCATGCGTGATCACCGCGCCCTTGGGACGGCCGGTCGTACCCGAGGTGAAGATGATGTCGGAGGGAGAGTCGGGGGACAGGGCCGCTGAGCGCGCCCGTACCTCCGGCTCCCCCACCCCGTCTCCGCTCGCCAGGAAGTCCTTCCACGTACGGAAGTCGGCGGGCGCGTCGTCCGACAGCACCACCACCTGCTCCAGGCACGGCAGTCCGGGGAGCGGTCCGGCACCGGGCCCTTCCGACGTCGGCCCTTCCGACGTCGGCCCCTCCGAAGCCGCCCTCCGCAACGACGCCACATACGACGTCCCCAAGAACGTCCCCGTCACGAACAACAACCTGGCCCGGCTGCGCTCCAGCACATACGCCGCCTCAGCCCCCTTGAAGCGCGTGTTCAGCGGTACGAGCACCGCCCCGGCCGACACCGCGCCCAGCGCCGAGACGATCCAGTCCAGCGAGTTCGGCGCCCAGATGGCCACGCGGTCGCCGGTCTGGACACCGTTCGCGATACAGGCCGCCGCGGCTCGCTCCACGCGGGCGCCCAGTTCCGCGTAGGAGACGCGCGTACGGCCCTCCACGACCGCCTCGGCGTCCCCGTACCGGTCGGCCGCCGCACGGACCAGCCCCGGGATGCTGCCCCACTCCAGGTCCCCGCGCATCGCAAGCCTCCCCATACCAACAGGCGTACCACTAGCTGACTACCCGTCAGATTAGCTGTAGCCTGACGCACTGTCAGCAGTACGGACTCCAGGGAGGTACGTACCCATGGCCGGGCTCAAGGACGCGACCGCCATCGTCGGCATCGGTCAGACCCCATTCGCCAAGCAACTCCCGGAGTCCGAGAAGACCTTGGCCTGCCGCGCCGTACTCGCCGCGCTCGACGACGCCGGGATCCCGCCGAGCGAGGTCGACGCGCTCGCCTCGTACACGATGGAGGAGACCGACGAGGTCGAGCTGGCGAAGGCGATCGGCGCCGGGGATCTCACCTTCTTCAGCAAGGTGGGCTACGGCGGGGGCGGTTCGTGCGCCACCGTCGCCCATCTCGCGGCCGCGATCGCCACCGGGCAGGCCTCCGTCGGGGTCGCCTGGCGGTCGCGGAAGCGGGGTTCCGGGCCGAGGCCCTGGAAGAACACGGCCGTCCAACTCCCCACCCCCGCCCAGTGGACCCGCCCCTTCGGCCTCCTCCGCCCGGCCGACGAGATCGCCATGCTCGCGCGCCGCTATATGCACGAGTACGGCGCGACCCGCGACCACCTCTTCAACGTCGCCCTCGCCTGCCGCAACCGCGCCAACCAGAACCCCGCCGCGATGATGTACGAGCGCCCGCTGACCCGCGAGATGTACATGACCTCCCGCTGGATCAGCGAACCCCTCTGCCTCTTCGACAACTGCCTCGAGACGGACGGGGCGTTGGCCTGCGTGATCGTGTCGAAGGAACGGGCCCGCGACTGCCGGCACACACCCGTGTACGTCCACTCCGCCGCCCAGGGCCTGCCCGCCCAGCACCACGGCATGGTCAACTACTGGAACGACGACCCGCTGACCGGCCCGGCGTGGACCGCCGCCCGACACCTGTGGAAGCAGGCGGACTTCGGCCCACATGACGTGGATGTCGCGCAGATCTACGACGCCTTCACGGCACTCATCCCGCTCTCCCTCGAGGGCTACGGCTTCTGCGATCGCGGCGAGGGCGGGGCGTTCACGGAAGGGGGCGCTCTCGAGATGGGAGGGCGGCTGCCGATCAACACCAGCGGCGGAGGACTCTCCGAGGCGTACGTCCATGGCTTCAACCTCATCAACGAGGGCGTGAAGCAGTTGCGCGGGACGAGCACCGCCCAGGTCCCGGACGCTTCGACGTGCCTGGTCACGGCGGGCGAGGGGGTTCCGACCTCCGCGATCCTCCTACGGAACTGACGAGCTGAGGAACATGAGGAGTACGTGG carries:
- a CDS encoding DUF397 domain-containing protein — its product is MASHEIDLTAALWRKSSYSNGTGGECVEVALGHPGAIPVRDSKSHNGPMLLIGPTAWSTFIANLGEQGE
- a CDS encoding fatty acid--CoA ligase family protein, producing MRGDLEWGSIPGLVRAAADRYGDAEAVVEGRTRVSYAELGARVERAAAACIANGVQTGDRVAIWAPNSLDWIVSALGAVSAGAVLVPLNTRFKGAEAAYVLERSRARLLFVTGTFLGTSYVASLRRAASEGPTSEGPTSEGPGAGPLPGLPCLEQVVVLSDDAPADFRTWKDFLASGDGVGEPEVRARSAALSPDSPSDIIFTSGTTGRPKGAVITHAQTLRAYEVWSDLAGLRTGDRYLIVNPFFHTFGYKAGVIACLMRGATMVPQPVFNIDTALANIASERISVLPGPPTLHQSLLDHPSRDSYDLSALRLVVTGAAVVPLRLVERLRTELGVGTVLTAYGLSEASGIVTMCRRGDEPAVIASTSGRAIPDTEVKVVDPTGAALPPDTPGEVLVRGFNVMQGYFEDPQSTATVLTPDGWLRTGDVGVLDSAGNLRITDRIKDMFIVGGFNAYPAEIEQLLGLHPDVADVAVIGIPDGRLGEVGKAYVVRRPGSTLTSDDLIAWARREMANYKVPRVVEFVGELPRNASGKVVKGELRGR
- a CDS encoding helix-turn-helix domain-containing protein, which codes for MVRRKDIDGSESVPTFYGKELRWKREEAGLTLQQLVEGSFYGQSHLSEIERGERRMPRDLAQHVDRVLKTDGFFERRCEDVRKARRPGHAEYFADVAEMEQLAETIEDWAPMIVPGLLQTAAYARAIVRAAMPWASDDEVEEKVSARMARAELFNSENPPKFWAILDESLIRRPALPDEQMAELLDHIAEVVRTTHSILQIVPEKAAAHPFMMGMTRIMTFPDAPPLVYVESLHSGQVIDYPALVKQYRESYDLLRAAALPPEASLAMIEAAAEDYRNGKPRD
- a CDS encoding lipid-transfer protein — translated: MAGLKDATAIVGIGQTPFAKQLPESEKTLACRAVLAALDDAGIPPSEVDALASYTMEETDEVELAKAIGAGDLTFFSKVGYGGGGSCATVAHLAAAIATGQASVGVAWRSRKRGSGPRPWKNTAVQLPTPAQWTRPFGLLRPADEIAMLARRYMHEYGATRDHLFNVALACRNRANQNPAAMMYERPLTREMYMTSRWISEPLCLFDNCLETDGALACVIVSKERARDCRHTPVYVHSAAQGLPAQHHGMVNYWNDDPLTGPAWTAARHLWKQADFGPHDVDVAQIYDAFTALIPLSLEGYGFCDRGEGGAFTEGGALEMGGRLPINTSGGGLSEAYVHGFNLINEGVKQLRGTSTAQVPDASTCLVTAGEGVPTSAILLRN
- a CDS encoding DUF397 domain-containing protein, whose product is MASTDFDLSKARWRKSSYSNDTGGDCVEVALNLPGAIPVRDSKSHNGPVLLLSLAAWSAFLSNLKK